A genomic window from Triticum urartu cultivar G1812 chromosome 7, Tu2.1, whole genome shotgun sequence includes:
- the LOC125521277 gene encoding cinnamoyl-CoA reductase 1-like, translating to MEAAGAGKAAAVCVTGAGGFIASWLVRRLLSRGDYAVHGTVRDPSDPKNDHLRALAGAGERLRLFKADVLDYSSVASAVAGCAGVFHIASPCPAAKSTNPEVELLAPAVAGTLNVLRACREAGVRRVVVVSSVGAVFINPKLPEGPVLDEHCWSNEEYCRTTENWYCLSKTLAEREALSYAEKTGLSVVTVCPSLVFGPLLQPTVNASSLFLINYLKCEGADAMEDKVRNMVDVRDVADALVLAYESPEAAGRYICSAHARKVSETVSIVRSMYPNLNYPKKYVQVGDQKVFSSEKLRRLGWKFRTLEEMLKDSVESYMAAGILN from the exons ATGGAGGCGGCCGGCGCGGGGAAAGCGGCGGCCGTGTGCGTGACGGGCGCGGGAGGCTTCATCGCCTCGTGGCTCGTCCGGCGCCTCCTATCCAGAGGAGACTACGCGGTGCATGGCACCGTCCGTGATCCCA GCGACCCCAAGAATGATCACCTGAGGGCGCTGGCCGGCGCCGGCGAGCGGCTGCGGCTGTTCAAGGCCGACGTGCTGGACTACTCGAGCGTGGCGTCCGCCGTGGCCGGCTGTGCCGGCGTCTTCCACATCGCAAGCCCCTGTCCCGCCGCCAAATCGACGAACCCCGAG GTGGAGCTGCTTGCACCGGCGGTGGCCGGCACGCTGAACGTGCTCAGGGCCTGCCGCGAGGCCGGCGTCCGCCGCGTCGTCGTGGTATCGTCGGTCGGCGCGGTCTTCATCAACCCCAAGCTCCCCGAGGGCCCCGTCCTGGACGAACACTGCTGGTCCAATGAGGAGTACTGCAGAACAACTGAG AACTGGTACTGTCTGTCCAAGACACTAGCCGAGCGCGAGGCACTCTCCTACGCAGAGAAGACCGGGCTAAGCGTGGTGACCGTGTGTCCCTCGCTGGTGTTCGGCCCTCTGCTGCAGCCCACGGTGAACGCCAGCAGCTTGTTCCTCATCAACTACTTGAAAT GCGAAGGCGCGGACGCCATGGAGGACAAGGTGAGGAACATGGTGGACGTCAGGGACGTCGCCGACGCCCTTGTACTGGCGTACGAGAGCCCGGAGGCGGCCGGCCGCTACATCTGCAGTGCGCATGCCAGGAAGGTCTCTGAAACGgtttccatcgtcaggagcatgTATCCGAACCTGAACTACCCAAAGAA GTACGTTCAGGTGGGAGATCAGAAGGTGTTCAGCTCCGAGAAGCTGCGGAGGCTGGGGTGGAAGTTCAGGACGCTGGAGGAGATGCTTAAGGACAGCGTTGAGTCCTACATGGCTGCAGGAATCCTAAACTGA
- the LOC125521278 gene encoding cinnamoyl-CoA reductase 1-like encodes MEAAAVERSVVCVTGAGGFVASWLVKLLLSKPHYTVRGTVRDPGDAKNAHLKALEGAGERVQLLSADLMDYGSIASAVAGCEGVFHVASPVPSGRSTNPEEEVIAPAVTGTLNVLKACHEAKVKRVVIVSSCAAVFNNPDWPKGKVFTEDSWSDEDLCRKGEDWYLLSKTRAEREAFAYAAKTGLDVVAILPSLVLGPLMQPTVNASSKILLKYLKGEHETVENRFWNLVDVRDVADALLLAYENPAASGRYICSPVRIKVSDVISILKTLYPTYTYPKNFTEVEKGNVMSSEKLQKLGWTFRPVEKTLGDSVESYKASGILN; translated from the exons atggaggcggcggcggtggagaggAGCGTTGTGTGCGTGACCGGCGCAGGGGGCTTCGTCGCCTCGTGGCTCGTCAAGCTCCTCCTCTCCAAGCCCCATTACACCGTCCGCGGCACCGTGCGCGATCCCG GTGATGCTAAGAATGCTCATCTCAAGGCGCTAGAAGGTGCCGGGGAGAGGGTGCAGCTGCTCAGCGCCGACCTGATGGACTACGGCAGCATTGCGTCGGCGGTTGCTGGCTGTGAGGGCGTCTTCCATGTTGCCAGCCCTGTCCCTTCTGGCAGATCAACCAATCCCGAG GAAGAAGTTATAGCCCCTGCTGTAACAGGCACACTGAATGTGCTGAAGGCTTGCCACGAGGCAAAAGTTAAGCGAGTTGTCATAGTGTCTTCATGTGCTGCTGTGTTCAACAATCCTGACTGGCCTAAGGGCAAAGTATTTACTGAAGACAGCTGGTCAGACGAGGATCTCTGCAGAAAGGGTGAG GATTGGTATTTGCTTTCCAAAACACGCGCAGAGCGTGAGGCTTTTGCTTATGCAGCAAAAACTGGGCTGGATGTTGTAGCCATTTTACCATCCTTGGTACTTGGCCCCTTGATGCAGCCTACAGTGAATGCGAGCAGTAAAATTCTCCTTAAATATCTCAAAG GAGAACATGAGACTGTAGAAAATAGATTCTGGAATCTAGTGGACGTTCGTGATGTCGCCGATGCTCTTCTTCTGGCATATGAAAATCCAGCGGCATCTGGACGGTACATCTGCAGTCCAGTACGAATAAAAGTCTCTGATGTCATAAGCATTCTGAAGACCTTATATCCAACATACACTTATCCCAAAAA CTTTACGGAGGTGGAAAAAGGTAACGTTATGAGTTCAGAGAAACTTCAGAAGCTAGGGTGGACCTTCAGGCCTGTAGAGAAGACCCTCGGAGACAGCGTCGAATCCTACAAAGCATCTGGCATCCTGAACTGA